Proteins co-encoded in one Scyliorhinus torazame isolate Kashiwa2021f chromosome 31, sScyTor2.1, whole genome shotgun sequence genomic window:
- the LOC140404546 gene encoding LOW QUALITY PROTEIN: up-regulator of cell proliferation-like (The sequence of the model RefSeq protein was modified relative to this genomic sequence to represent the inferred CDS: inserted 2 bases in 2 codons): MPTTANPIDNGGAVRQKDFQDVLSNLKLQKYFRKKLSLSKILEISPETMVCAKPQSSQDLPWYFLKKLMILNLTARNIRCSADILKGKTAAVDKTNLSNLFDIPGKAAADSCNPLDVITAVFLCADSFLQQEMLMKMSMCQFALPLLLPDYSKDSITLLLWAMRFIVKKWRPQSLEESKGFKEATMATTPVHVISFLRLGRCSTSKSKILNEVLSNPHHHHNFFITRSMECGDIPRKISDGLVEFCWYLPCGKKNIDIFTEPLLIANLRGDASVLDSQVHFLTQVSSAVFIFVDQIGTDEFAFLESIAELQTQYFLILNPQPDRQAEASSFLQKLAPLMKLELNHIIIKNKNMNASEFVEEIQSSIKNTLGNVTDLMSIEGMAAVARELEICVDEDEPRCQHAKEVVEEITGAIKDMQSVAEYKIKKLPLQGELWKKWSKLGKELCRQRKRGDKPVEMYNSELRIEQTNLRKKQLEYDIAENLSEFLTEMANNSKDERPFFLKWIRYLLDAIARQELSQLREIYKQQYKASPGASEKLMELDKQISDSSLGLEHFMREIGQIYEAEVTLVQENILPENYRQYTALPNVAADLMLDGFSLELLDGDASSISEQWVSAVLTNLSEKLGPDTRIVVLTVLGVQSTGKSTLLNTMFGLQFXSGRCTRGAFMQLIKITGDLKEEIDSEYLMIIDTEGLKAPELAKLEDSHEHDNELATLVVGLSDVTLVNMAMENSSEMKDILQIVVHAFLRMKEVGHKPNCQFIHQNVGEVSAHDQNMRDRKHLLDQLDEMTRAAAKMEKKENMFTTFSDVMEYDPEKNNWYIPGLWHGVPPMAPVNTGYSENIFELKKYLFDLFKQCKVTKKPFTIHQFTEWMKSLWNAVKYENFIFIFRNSLVADAYSQLSLKYAEWDWQFRKIMHSWVEKAENNIDNHPLNQLDDLYQTLIQKSNTVLQAQKRKILDRLEEYFNSKVENIHLVEKFKIDFTXSAESLRNELEIYSKHRCDNAIQRRKGMDKLVNIQTEYQGNINKQVSELLQRCKQSEIKLDDSLLEEQFEKMWRDTVKPLQGMSFQKQNVEAEFENQLRQSLRHRGSAVFERLDEAGKLSEKGKGPFVVIKEHEKVKAKVDFDQTYCQILLKTIDEKLHKENNHNSCTNANFEVDLKLYICGRVLSIFQRMHQDFFSRNDPLTRLEEMKSAYFSTFKDLYHEKDQGQKRAQALFSSCLQPALQNAINKRLGVEIVEDVKASCTNHELSSRAYLQAVTLLELLEEHCVENYIRYITNYEEFAKQWIRERITKNYTEGTKLAAIATKIIQALIRKTKDAIEQAMATEKENVSEFLTEFCNILKDDFVIDKGGLEIVIFQNATKAGEFAADVIAALDDVEQNLILGFNENYDIKESLPRLPVQPDEEIFRQVLGCGKMCPFCGVPCERGGSGHKEHFAEIHRPQGLHCCLCHSSHQLVEEVCTSSVASDDLFSCAATQFHFHPYKDYRSVNDYFASWDIPPDISIQSAAYWKYILWIFNKEFAEAYNAKKANIPADWKTIQRETIKAEIKKRYNI, from the exons GGTATTTTCTAAAGAAACTTATGATTCTCAACCTGACAGCCAGAAACATCAGATGCTCAGCAGATATTCTGAAAGGTAAAACAGCGGCTGTTGATAAAACAAATCTCTCCAACCTTTTTGATATCCCGGGGAAAGCTGCTGCTGATTCATGCAATCCCCTGGATGTCATCACCGCGGTTTTCCTTTGTGCTGATAGCTTCCTGCAGCAAGAGATGCTGATGAAGATGTCCATGTGTCAGTTTGCTTTGCCTCTCTTATTGCCAGACTACAGTAAGGACAGCATCACCCTACTGTTGTGGGCCATGCGTTTCATTGTGAAAAAGTGGAGACCGCAGTCACTGGAAGAGAGTAAAGGATTCAAAGAGGCAACCATGGCAACCACTCCGGTGCACGTGATTTCATTTCTTCGTCTGGGTAGGTGCAGCACATCCAAATCAAAGATTCTTAATGAGGTGCTCAGTAACCCACACCATCATCACAATTTCTTTATCACTCGCAGCATGGAATGTGGTGACATTCCTCGTAAAATTTCGGATGGTCTTGTTGAGTTCTGCTGGTATCTCCCTTGTGGTAAGAAGAATATTGATATCTTCACAGAACCTCTTCTCATTGCCAATCTCCGTGGGGATGCAAGTGTGTTAGACTCCCAAGTTCACTTCTTGACTCAGGTATCCTCAGCAGTCTTTATATTTGTCGATCAGATCGGTACTGATGAGTTTGCATTCCTGGAATCCATTGCAGAATTGCAAACACAATACTTCCTGATCCTGAATCCACAACCTGACAGGCAGGCCGAGGCGAGCAGCTTTCTCCAGAAACTCGCTCCGTTAATGAAACTGGAACTAAATCATATTATCATCAAAAATAAAAACATGAATGCATCAGAGTTCGTTGAAGAAATCCAGTCGAGCATCAAGAACACTCTGGGAAATGTGACTGACCTGATGAGTATTGAGGGAATGGCTGCTGTTGCTCGTGAGTTAGAAATATGTGTCGATGAAGATGAACCAAGGTGCCAACACGCAAAAGAAGTGGTCGAGGAAATTACTGGTGCCATTAAAGACATGCAAAGTGTAGCAGAATACAAAATCAAAAAATTACCTTTACAAGGAGAGCTCTGGAAAAAATGGTCCAAGCTCGGCAAGGAGCTTTGTCGTCAGAGAAAGCGTGGAGATAAGCCTGTTGAAATGTACAACAGTGAACTCAGAATTGAACAAACAAATCTGCGGAAAAAGCAGCTGGAGTATGATATTGCTGAAAACCTTTCTGAGTTTCTCACTGAAATGGCAAATAACAGCAAAGATGAAAGACCGTTTTTCCTGAAATGGATCAGATATCTTCTCGATGCCATTGCACGACAAGAGCTTTCTCA attacGTGAGATTTATAAACAACAGTATAAAGCTTCACCTGGCGCAAGTGAGAAGCTCATGGAACTCGACAAACAAATATCAGACAGTTCTCTGGGGCTAGAACATTTCATGCGAGAAATAGGACAGATTTATGAAGCTGAGGTAACTTTAGTTCAAGAAAATATTCTGCCAGAAAATTATCGCCAGTACACAGCACTTCCCAACGTCGCTGCTGATCTTATGTTAGATGGTTTTTCACTTGAACTTTTAGATGGTGACGCTTCCAGCATATCTGaacagtgggtcagtgctgtgctCACAAACCTTTCGGAGAAACTGGGACCAGATACCAGAATAGTTGTTTTAACCGTACTGGGTGTTCAGAGCACAGGGAAGTCTACACTCTTGAACACAATGTTTGGTTTGCAGT GCAGTGGGAGATGTACAAGAGGAGCCTTCATGCAGTTGATTAAAATTACAGGAGATCTGAAGGAGGAGATTGATAGTGAGTACCTCATGATTATTGACACGGAAGGGTTAAAAGCTCCAGAACTGGCAAAGCTGGAGGACAGCCATGAACATGACAATGAGCTCGCAACTCTGGTTGTTGGGTTGAGTGACGTTACATTAGTCAACATGGCCATGGAAAACTCTTCCGAAATGAAGGACATCTTGCAGATCGTGGTGCACGCCTTCCTGAGGATGAAAGAAGTCGGGCACAAACCAAACTGTCAGTTCATTCATCAAAACGTGGGAGAAGTGTCAGCGCACGATCAGAACATGAGAGACAGGAAACATCTCCTGGATCAGTTAGATGAAATGACAAGGGCGGCGGCAAAGATGGAGAAGAAAGAAAATATGTTCACAACATTTTCAGATGTCATGGAATACGATCCTGAAAAAAACAACTGGTACATTCCTGGTCTGTGGCACGGTGTTCCTCCTATGGCACCAGTAAACACTGGCTACAGCGAAAATATATTTGAACTGAAAAAATACCTGTTtgatttatttaaacagtgcaaaGTAACCAAAAAACCATTTACAATTCACCAATTCACAGAATGGATGAAGAGCTTATGGAATGCTGTCAAATATgaaaatttcattttcattttccgaAACAGTCTGGTGGCAGATGCTTACAGCCAGCTCAGTTTGAAGTACGCAGAGTGGGACTGGCAGTTTAGGAAAATCATGCATTCCTGGGTTGAAAAGGCTGAGAATAATATCGACAATCATCCTCTGAATCAGCTTGATGATTTGTATCAGACTCTGATTCAAAAATCAAATACTGTCCTCCAGGCTCAAAAACGAAAGATTCTCGATCGTCTGGAAGAATATTTCAACAGCAAAGTAGAGAACATCCACCTTGTGGAGAAATTCAAAATTGACTTCA TGAGTGCTGAGAGCTTGCGAAATGAGCTTGAGATTTACAGCAAGCACAGATGTGACAATGCAATTCAGAGACGCAAAGGCATGGACAAACTGGTTAACATACAGACCGAGTATCAGGGAAATATTAACAAACAGGTCAGTGAACTTTTACAAAGATGCAAACAATCAGAGATTAAACTCGACGACAGTCTTCTGGAGGAACAGTTTGAAAAGATGTGGAGAGACACGGTAAAACCACTGCAGGGAATGTCATTCCAAAAACAGAATGTTGAAGCGGAGTTTGAAAATCAACTGAGACAAAGTCTACGCCATCGGGGCAGTGCCGTGTTTGAGAGATTGGATGAAGCTGGAAAGCTGTCTGAAAAAGGAAAGGGTCCCTTTGTAGTTATCAAGGAACAT gagaAGGTTAAAGCAAAAGTTGATTTTGATCAAACTTACTGTCAAATATTGCTGAAAACAATTGATGAAAAGTTACACAAAGAGAACAATCATAACTCTTGCACTAATGCTAACTTTGAGGTGGACCTAAAGCTATATATATGTGGACGCGTCCTGTCAATTTTCCAAAGGATGCACCAAGATTTCTTTAGTCGGAATGATCCACTGACTCGTCTGGAAGAAATGAAAAGTGCCTACTTTTCCACATTTAAAGATCTCTACCATGAGAAAGATCAAGGTCAGAAAAGGGCTCAAGCTCTGTTCAGTAGCTGCCTCCAACCAGCTCTTCAGAATGCCATTAATAAAAGGCTTGGTGTGGAGATTGTTGAAGATGTAAAAGCCAGTTGTACAAACCATGAATTGAGCAGCAGAGCCTATCTCCAAGCTGTGACTTTACTGGAATTGCTGGAAGAGCACTGTGTGGAAAATTACATTCGGTACATTACAAACTACGAGGAATTTGCAAAACAGTGGATCAGGGAAAGAATAACCAAGAATTACACAGAAGGAACTAAACTTGCAGCAATTGCCACAAAAATAATCCAAGCTCTGATTCGGAAGACAAAAGATGCCATTGAACAAGCAATGGCGACTGAGAAGGAAAATGTGTcagaatttttaacagaattttgtAATATTTTGAAGGATGATTTTGTGATTGACAAGGGAGGTTTGGAAATTGTAATCTTTCAAAATGCCACCAAAGCCGGCGAGTTTGCAGCTGATGTTATCGCAGCCCTGGATGATGTGGAGCAGAATCTCATATTGGGCTTTAATGAAAACTATGACATCAAGGAAAGTCTGCCTCGCCTCCCAGTGCAGCCGGATGAAGAGATTTTCCGTCAAGTTCTCGGCTGTGGGAAGATGTGCCCCTTTTGTGGAGTTCCTTGTGAACGAGGAGGCTCAGGACACAAGGAGCATTTTGCTGAAATACATCGACCCCAGGGTCTGCATTGTTGTCTCTGTCATTCCAGTCACCAACTTGTAGAGGAAGTGTGCACTTCTTCAGTGGCATCTGATGATTTATTCAGCTGTGCAGCAACACAATTTCATTTTCATCCCTACAAAGACTACCGCAGTGTAAATGATTATTTTGCCTCCTGGGATATTCCACCAGACATCAGCATCCAATCAGCAGCCTACTGGAAATACATCCTGTGGATCTTTAATAAAGAGTTTGCTGAGGCTTACAATGCCAAAAAGGCCAATATTCCCGCTGACTGGAAAACTATACAAAGGGAAACTATAAAAGCAGAGATAAAGAAAAGATACAATATATGA